The following are from one region of the Tachysurus fulvidraco isolate hzauxx_2018 chromosome 24, HZAU_PFXX_2.0, whole genome shotgun sequence genome:
- the LOC113661638 gene encoding protein FAM167A-like — protein MNPETQYEDSVSIMVLENIKNKLRHAFRTTTEPRLSFENDDDLMSTGRSFQANEELRRAKIDGAITWLRSELLEMRSQDRQLAQTLLGLNTEIQRLRRESGSLLFDSSHTEQQ, from the exons ATGAACCCAGAGACTCAGTATGAGGACTCGGTGTCTATTATGGTGCTGgagaacattaaaaacaaactccGCCATGCCTTCAGAACAACAACCGAGCCACGACTGTCCTTTGAAAATGATGATGATCTGATGAGCACCGGCAGGAGTTTCCAGGCTAATGAAGAGCTACGCAGAGCCAAGATAGACGGAGCGATTACCTGGTTACGCTCTGAATTG CTGGAGATGCGCTCACAGGATCGGCAGCTGGCTCAGACTTTGCTCGGGCTTAACACTGAGATCCAGAGACTGAGGAGAGAAAGTGGTTCTCTTTTATTCGACTCCAGTCACACAGAGCAGCAATGA
- the krit1 gene encoding krev interaction trapped protein 1 — protein MCKKMGNQEQEDVFVAVIRPKSAVSLSSKEYRAKAYEILLIEVPLEGKEKKRKKVLLGTKIHTNSDKTKSILEYVDEATKPISNNQGITGKRVVHMKKFPLDGESEGKEASLFIVPINVKDNSKPVYHPGSPSFYCLQDIMRVCSETSAHFNSITSKMLLGLDKWLAEQHSVPHAIPALFRPAPIERVKTNVSNPAYSSESKLNDTSLHMGYTALEIKSKMMSLEKADMCIENPLYGSDLQYTNRVDKVIINPYFGLGAPDYSKIQIPKREKWQHSMTSVTEDKDHQWVDDFPLHRSACEGDTELLSKLLDSGFSVKQLDSDHWAPIHYACWHGKVEATKLLLEKGNCNPNLLNGQLSSPLHFAAGGGHSEIVELLLKHPDIDRHIEDQQKRSPLQICEENKQNNWEETVKLLKQANNQPYEKVRIYRMDGSYRSVELKHGNNTTVQQIMEGMRLSQETQQYFTIWICSENLSLQLKPYHKPLQHLRIWPEIVTDLTALDPQRESPQLFLRRDVRLPLDVEKKVEDPLSILILFDEARYFLLKGFFSSPDSKLITLASLLLQIIYGNYDSKKHKQGFLNEENLKSIVPISKVKSKAHHWTNRILHEYKSLSTSEGVSKEMHHLQRLFLQNCWEIPTYGAAFFTGQVYTKASSSTHKVIRVYLGVNTKGLHLMNMETKVLHLSMEYGTFMWELGPADQYVQIHSLENKKNFIVHTKQAGLIVKLLMKLSGQITPNDRAASDKYVYG, from the exons ATGTGTAAAAAGATGGGTAATCAGGAGCAGGAAGATGTGTTTGTAGCTGTTATACGGCCGAAGAGTGCTGTGAGCCTCAGCTCCAAGGAGTACCGTGCCAAAGCATATGAG ATTCTGCTGATTGAAGTTCCACTTGagggaaaagagaagaaaaggaagaaggtTCTCCTTGGGACCAAAATCCACACAAACAGTGACAAAACAAAGTCAATTCTGGAATATGTGGATGAAGCAACCAAACCCATATCAAATAACCAAGGCATAACAG GGAAACGTGTTGTGCACATGAAGAAGTTTCCTCTAGATGGTGAGAGTGAAGGAAAAGAGGcctctttatttattgtgcCAATTAATGTTAAAG ACAACAGCAAGCCTGTTTATCATCCTGGGAGTCCCAGTTTTTACTGCCTTCAAGACATCATGCGTGTGTGTAGTGAAACCAGCGCCCACTTCAACTCAATCACCTCAAAGATGCTGCTCGGCCTCGACAA GTGGTTAGCGGAGCAGCACAGTGTGCCACATGCTATCCCGGCACTCTTCAGACCTGCGCCTATAGAGAGGGTCAAAACCAACGTGAGCAATCCAGCCTACTCTTCTGAGAGCAAGCTGAACGACACGTCATTACACATGGGCTACACTGCGTTGGAGATCAAGAGCAAAATGATGTCACTGGAGAAGGCAGACATGTGCATTGAGAATCCACTCTATGGCTCAGACCTGCAGTACACCAACAGA GTGGACAAGGTCATCATTAATCCGTACTTTGGCTTGGGAGCTCCAGACTACTCCAAAATCCAGATtccaaagagagagaaatggcaACATAGCATGACCAGTGTTACTGAGGACAA AGATCACCAGTGGGTTGATGACTTCCCCCTGCATCGCAGCGCTTGTGAGGGAGACACAGAGCTTCTATCCAAACTTCTGGACAGTGGCTTTTCTGTGAAACAGTTGGACAGTGACCACTGGGCCCCTATTCATTATGCATGCTG GCATGGGAAGGTGGAGGCCACCAAACTTTTGTTGGAAAAAGGAAATTGCAACCCCAACCTGCTGAACGGACAGCTTAGCTCCCCCTTGCACTTTGCGGCTGGAGGAGGCCACTCGGAGATTGTGGAGCTTCTGCTGAAGCACCCTGATATAGACAGA CACATCGAAGACCAACAGAAACGTTCCCCCCTTCAAATCTGTGAGGAGAATAAACAGAACAACTGGGAGGAGACTGTAAAACTCCTTAAACAAGCCAATAACCAGCCA TATGAAAAGGTGCGGATTTACCGCATGGACGGTTCGTACCGCTCGGTGGAGTTGAAGCATGGCAACAACACTACGGTGCAGCAGATCATGGAGGGTATGAGGCTCTCACAGGAGACACAGCAGTACTTCACTATATGGATCTGCTCTGAGAACTTAA GTTTGCAGCTGAAGCCCTATCACAAGCCCTTACAGCATTTGCGCATCTGGCCCGAGATCGTCACAGACCTGACCGCACTGGACCCACAAAGGGAAAGCCCTCAACTCTTCCTACGCAGAGATGTTCGTCTGCCTCTGGATGTTGAGAAGAAG GTTGAAGATCCACTCTCCATCCTTATCCTGTTTGATGAAGCTCGCTATTTCCTCCTCAAAGGTTTCTTCTCATCACCAGACAGCAAGCTCATAACTCTAGCCAGCCTCCTTCTGCAGATCATTTACGGCAACTATGACAGCAAAAAACACAAGCAAGGCTTTTTAAA TGAGGAAAACCTGAAATCCATAGTTCCTATATCcaaagtaaaaagtaaagcaCATCACTGGACCAACAGGATACTTCATGAGTATAAG AGTCTGAGCACCAGCGAGGGAGTGAGTAAAGAAATGCATCACCTTCAGCGCCTCTTCCTGCAGAACTGCTGGGAAATTCCCACCTACGGAGCCGCCTTTTTTACCGGTCAGGTCTACACCAAGGCCAGCTCCAGCACTCACAAGGTCATCCGGGTCTACTTAGGGGTCAACACCAAAGGTCTGCACCTTATGAACATGGAAACCAAG gtgCTCCACCTCAGCATGGAGTACGGCACCTTCATGTGGGAACTCGGGCCGGCTGACCAATATGTCCAAATCCACAGTCTGGAGAACAAGAAGAACTTCATAGTGCATACAAAACAG GCAGGCCTGATTGTAAAGCTGCTGATGAAGCTGAGCGGACAGATAACTCCTAACGACAGAGCAGCATCAGACAAATACGTATACGGCTGA